In Tachysurus fulvidraco isolate hzauxx_2018 chromosome 5, HZAU_PFXX_2.0, whole genome shotgun sequence, the genomic stretch cagttttgacaacgcagcatgttttttaataataaggcagaagtaagcagaagaaaaaaacaaaaggccagacttgattttcagtaaaaggcagacttgttttcgGGGAAATGAGGGGGGTCATGGGGCGATTCTCTAGAGTCagggaaaaaacccagacaggtcagatggattgacgtaagaaggtatagacgcacctagaggtgccagggtatatattgaggagattcctttggagggggctcttgctcttgcttgcttgcttttttgtgtttgaactttttttgggtggcatgggttcttttgggtttttgtttgattaCTTTTGACTTTTCCTTCATCAAtttttccttgagctcaatggaattgttggctgattggcggcaataaagaagtttgctcattctcatccaggtttggaaagtcttctcattgtttaatttgtatcaattatagtgcaacagtaaagtttagtttagataaattgtttaatagttaatgtaaatagttaattttatagtaaatatagttaatttaaatagtattcaatattcaatatttggCTAAAAGTGCGattcaccctgcgatgtgtccactCGGAGgcgggctctgagttccgacagctTCTAATAGACAATATGACGTGTGTGATCTGTAGACAGATctccaaaatattaaaaacagtgGGTAAATTCTGGAAAATTCTCACTGCTTGATGACACCTAATCAGCAGCATTCttggtgatgatcagagagctGACAGTACAGGACAATGGGACGTTCCACTGTGGTGTTGATATAAAGTTAGGGAGAAACAGTTATTCTTCATGGACAAGCTTTTTCCTTGGTCATGATACAGTATAACATTATGAGGGAAATTCATTTATGTCTGGACTAGAAATTTGTTTTAAGAACAGCTTGGATATATGGAAAATACACCACTGAGATAACAAACTCTTCAGAATAAACAATATTTGGTAATATTACAATTTATAGCCTTTAGCAATACACCCTTTTCAGAATGACACATAATACTGTTTTGTAGAGATACAAATAGTGTTACACCCAGCATTCAAAAACAGACAGTAGAAAGATTTGCATGCAGGAAGCTGATCTCagaaattctaaatattttgaTATCTGAAGGTGTTCGTCCAAAGTTTCACCAGAAACGTCTACAATTCAGACACAGTGCTGCTCACAGCTTATTGACTCTGTTGAATATGGTGTGGAGCTGATGCAGTCTGAAACGTTGATCCTGGATCCATGGATACAGTACATTGTGGCTGCCACAGAGCAGAGTTGTTAAGATCTCTGTCAAAAAGTGAGACATGGAGGAGGATGCAAGCGCAGATGGAGCAGTCTTTAGTAAACGCGGTGTCAAACAATgaaaaacatcaacaataaTCCAATTAAGAAGCCGAGGTTGGATGATCAGAAAACAGATATAAACAAGCACAGGCAAAAACATGGGAGTCAGGGATCAAAAACAGAGGTTGAATAAATGAGATCTAAACATCTACCAAGCTGGTAATTAAACAGGGATATGGGATTAAGTGGAAGTGTTTTCCCAAAGCAGCAACAGAAATTAGATTgattacacactgtaactgaccAGAAGCTCCTTTTGTGTTTGAAATTTGAAAGCATTTGTAAAGTGCTTATGAAGTGCACAAATATTTCAGACACACTTCCTGTTCAGCTCTTTCTCACACAGATAGAAGGGGAAGTGGGTGCAGCATCACTTTATGGGTAAGACACAGATGAAGACACAACACATTCATAGAGCAGGACAGagacagtaacagtgtgtaacagaacAGGAGCTTTAATATCTTTTTGAAGCAGAGTTGGTGTAGAGATCTGTGAGGGTGAACTCAGGATGAAGATTCTCCTCATCTTCACCCTCTGTCTGATCTCAGGTAAAGAAATGCACTTCAAAATAATCCTCACTATCATCAGCAGTGTTACATGAAGGAAGGTTTTGCTCAGATggatttttggtgttttgttagATGGAGGAGCCTCAAATGAAGTAACAGGATATTCAGGAGGAGGAATCCTTATCAAGTGCAAGTATGATACAGCATACAGATATagcaaaaaatatttctgtaatggTTCATGGGCAGTCTGTTCTGACCAAATAAAGACAGGAGATAAAAACCAGTGGGTAAATTCAGGAAGATTCTCACTGTTTGATGACACCAATTCATCAGAGTTCtgggtgatgatcagagagctcaCTGTACAGGACACTGGGACGTACCACTGTGGAGTTGATATAACTTTAGTGGAAGACATTTACACATCGGTGGAACTGAAGGTAAAGGAAGGTGAGTCTCCCACCACTGTCTTCTGTTTATCTTTCTGTTTTTAGTGTCATTAAGAGATATGAAAAATAAGTAACTCtactttgttttaatttaaagagaATTTTCAGTCCCAAGAATAATTACTTGTCTATTTTTCCCttgtaaacttaaaaaaaaaaaattcgttTAAATTcccacaatgttttttttttaaatatatttttaaatcttgtCTGCTTTGTTTGAAAACTAATAACAAATAACCTTTAATTGATCATCAGAGCAAAAGGACTGCATATATGACTTAATTGatcatcatacacatacagtagttagtAATTAATTGAGTTGACCGTGATTTGATTTAGAACTTGCTCCTAACAGGGTCCTTGGTCTCTAGAGAAGTGACTGCATATGCAGGGGCAAGAATTAACATCAAATGCAGATATGAGGATGAATATAAAGACAAATCAAAATCATTCTGTAAGATCGgaacacatcagtggtgttttaatcaaaaacaaacaaaactgaacagTGAATGGTCACATAATGGCAGATTCTCAATTCATGACAACAGAAGTGCAGGattcttcagtgtgtttatcacAGAGCTTAATATAGAGGACACAGGAACATACGCATGTGGTGTTGTTCTGTCTGATAAACTGGCAGTCTACACTGTAGTGACACTTAATGTAACAGAAGGTGAGGAGCATTAATTATGTGTTTTAAGCAGAAGAAACATGTCGTCATATTTCTATgcaaatatactgtagaactGTGTATGAGTTGTTTACTGTAGCTaggacacaaatacacatgtaaaCTGATCTGTTTGGTTTGCAGATCTGTCCTATGAGAAGTCCATCAGTGAGACTGTCCATATAGGAGGACATTTAACTGTCAGATGTAAATACCCACAATCCCTCAGGAGTGACCCCAAGTTTCTCTGCAGGAGGACGCaagattttgcttgtttttataagGACTCTGTTAAAGATAATAGAACAAATGTAACTTTTGGGAAATTCTCCCTGTATgatgacagagaaaaacaaatcttcAATGTGAGTATTAGAAATATAACTAAGCAGGACTCTGAATACTGGTGTGGAGCTGAAAAAGCCTGGACATCAGATCATGGAtacaaggttttttttacacagatcAACCTGACAGTCACTGGTGAGTTTGTAGAGAAGTGTAGACACACTGTGTTAACTTTTCTGATATAACAGATGCTTTGTTTTTAACTAAGACTAATCTGTGGTGATATTATTAGCAGTTCTGAATAGAAAATTCAAATACCGTAAAAAATATAGCAgttatttttttagaaacaaGCTTTTTATCACAATGAACTGAAGTGACCTACTTGATATTATCCTATAACCTTTAGACTTCTGTTTTTAGACCAACAGATGTGATGAGCAGATTTTTATTAGGTTCAAACTAGTTCttcctgtgcatgtgtgtttttgcttcacTACATTTCCTGTTACTTAGATGTATTAAAAAGAACAGAGCAATTGCTCACATCAACCTCTAACTGCTGATTTTGTCAGCTAACAGCAGTCAGTATTTCTGAAGTTCCACACATACAGTGTAATAATGTAGTTGTGTTGTATCTGTATTGCTGTCAGTCATACACTAGATTTACTCAATT encodes the following:
- the LOC125138437 gene encoding polymeric immunoglobulin receptor-like isoform X3, yielding MKILLIFTLCLISDGGASNEVTGYSGGGILIKCKYDTAYRYSKKYFCNGSWAVCSDQIKTGDKNQWVNSGRFSLFDDTNSSEFWVMIRELTVQDTGTYHCGVDITLVEDIYTSVELKVKEDLSYEKSISETVHIGGHLTVRCKYPQSLRSDPKFLCRRTQDFACFYKDSVKDNRTNVTFGKFSLYDDREKQIFNVSIRNITKQDSEYWCGAEKAWTSDHGYKVFFTQINLTVTDKNKSWTTPASPPAGFPTSTVITVSVILLLLLIGTIITVVLQKNCSMQAAAVSVGKHCDQD
- the LOC125138437 gene encoding polymeric immunoglobulin receptor-like isoform X1, giving the protein MKILLIFTLCLISDGGASNEVTGYSGGGILIKCKYDTAYRYSKKYFCNGSWAVCSDQIKTGDKNQWVNSGRFSLFDDTNSSEFWVMIRELTVQDTGTYHCGVDITLVEDIYTSVELKVKEGSLVSREVTAYAGARINIKCRYEDEYKDKSKSFCKIGTHQWCFNQKQTKLNSEWSHNGRFSIHDNRSAGFFSVFITELNIEDTGTYACGVVLSDKLAVYTVVTLNVTEDLSYEKSISETVHIGGHLTVRCKYPQSLRSDPKFLCRRTQDFACFYKDSVKDNRTNVTFGKFSLYDDREKQIFNVSIRNITKQDSEYWCGAEKAWTSDHGYKVFFTQINLTVTDKNKSWTTPASPPAGFPTSTVITVSVILLLLLIGTIITVVLQKNCSMQAAAVSVGKHCDQD
- the LOC125138437 gene encoding polymeric immunoglobulin receptor-like isoform X2, giving the protein MIRELTVQDTGTYHCGVDITLVEDIYTSVELKVKEGSLVSREVTAYAGARINIKCRYEDEYKDKSKSFCKIGTHQWCFNQKQTKLNSEWSHNGRFSIHDNRSAGFFSVFITELNIEDTGTYACGVVLSDKLAVYTVVTLNVTEDLSYEKSISETVHIGGHLTVRCKYPQSLRSDPKFLCRRTQDFACFYKDSVKDNRTNVTFGKFSLYDDREKQIFNVSIRNITKQDSEYWCGAEKAWTSDHGYKVFFTQINLTVTDKNKSWTTPASPPAGFPTSTVITVSVILLLLLIGTIITVVLQKNCSMQAAAVSVGKHCDQD